A single Pseudodesulfovibrio aespoeensis Aspo-2 DNA region contains:
- the trxB gene encoding thioredoxin-disulfide reductase, producing MKEYDAVVIGGGPAGMTAALYLLRAGVKTAMLEKLSPGGQVLMTSEIENYPGFPTGLQGWELADKFAAHLESYPLERINDEVRGIELGEPYHTVVVGEERVRAKAIILATGSRYRKLGVPGEERLLGKGVSYCALCDGNFFRDRDVAVIGGGNSALEEALYLARLVNKIYLIHRREDFRGLVCYQEKCFRHEKIEVMRSTVIEEIVGDAGVESLALRNMITGEKSLLKVDGAFIFVGFEPIMDFVPDAVNKDRNGVITDVEMRTNIPGVFAAGDIRSKMCRQVASAVGDGATAATAAFSYLEQIGL from the coding sequence ATGAAGGAGTATGACGCCGTTGTCATAGGGGGCGGCCCGGCAGGGATGACGGCTGCCCTTTATCTTTTGCGCGCGGGCGTGAAGACCGCCATGCTGGAGAAGCTGTCTCCTGGCGGGCAGGTGCTCATGACCTCCGAGATAGAGAACTATCCGGGATTTCCCACCGGCCTGCAGGGGTGGGAGCTGGCGGACAAGTTCGCCGCGCATCTGGAGAGCTACCCCCTTGAGCGCATCAACGACGAGGTCCGGGGGATTGAACTCGGCGAGCCCTACCACACCGTGGTGGTGGGGGAGGAGAGGGTGCGGGCCAAGGCCATCATCCTCGCCACCGGCTCACGCTATCGCAAGCTCGGCGTTCCCGGCGAGGAACGGCTGCTGGGCAAGGGCGTGTCCTACTGCGCCCTGTGCGACGGCAATTTCTTTCGCGACCGCGACGTGGCCGTCATCGGCGGCGGCAACTCCGCTTTGGAGGAGGCGCTCTATCTTGCCCGGCTGGTCAACAAGATATACCTCATCCACCGGCGCGAGGATTTTCGCGGCCTTGTCTGCTATCAGGAAAAGTGCTTCCGCCACGAGAAGATCGAGGTCATGCGCAGCACGGTCATTGAAGAGATCGTGGGTGACGCCGGGGTCGAGTCCCTGGCCCTGCGCAACATGATCACTGGCGAGAAGAGTCTGCTCAAGGTGGACGGAGCCTTCATCTTCGTGGGGTTCGAGCCCATCATGGATTTTGTTCCCGATGCCGTGAACAAGGACCGCAACGGCGTCATCACCGACGTGGAGATGCGCACCAACATCCCCGGCGTGTTCGCCGCGGGTGACATCCGTTCCAAGATGTGCCGACAGGTCGCCTCCGCCGTTGGCGACGGAGCCACCGCTGCCACCGCCGCCTTTTCATATCTCGAACAGATTGGCCTCTAG
- the trxA gene encoding thioredoxin codes for MANQITDGNFDQEVLQSDVPVLIDFWAPWCGPCRAMGPVIDELAVEYEGQVKIVKMNVDENSATPGKYGIRAIPTLILFKGGEVVDQSTGAVSKSSIKEMITKKAL; via the coding sequence ATGGCCAATCAGATCACTGACGGCAATTTCGATCAGGAAGTCCTGCAGAGCGATGTCCCGGTTCTTATTGATTTCTGGGCTCCCTGGTGCGGTCCGTGCCGGGCCATGGGACCGGTCATCGATGAGTTGGCCGTCGAATACGAGGGTCAGGTCAAGATCGTCAAAATGAACGTTGACGAAAACTCGGCGACCCCCGGCAAATACGGCATCCGCGCCATTCCGACCCTGATCCTGTTCAAGGGCGGCGAAGTCGTTGATCAGAGCACTGGCGCTGTCTCCAAAAGCAGCATCAAGGAAATGATCACCAAGAAGGCGCTCTAG
- the tsaD gene encoding tRNA (adenosine(37)-N6)-threonylcarbamoyltransferase complex transferase subunit TsaD — translation MRILGIETSCDETAVALVTDGRLVAERLATQIDVHALFGGVVPEIASREHLRVLPRLFDELMAETGLRAGDLDAIAVARGPGLLGSLLVGVSFAKGLSLSTGVPLVGVNHLWAHLLAPGLVEELLFPALGLLVSGGHTHTYLVRSPVEFELLGRTLDDAAGEAFDKVAKLLNIAYPGGRFIDMLGAEGEPDTTLFPRPYVDNQSLDFSFSGLKTAVAKHIAAHPDLVLDELAGAKEVAGLSGPRRERLARVCASFNWSVAQTLKIKVERALARVGAVRSLIVAGGVAANSMVRETMAGVASAAGVRLTLPSPGLCTDNGAMIAYAGWLLTREGYSHSLDLEAVPRGHVVPLDWAVCGDKRAKE, via the coding sequence ATGCGCATCCTTGGCATCGAGACTTCCTGCGACGAAACCGCCGTGGCCCTGGTCACGGACGGGCGGCTGGTGGCCGAGCGGCTCGCCACCCAGATCGACGTGCACGCCCTCTTTGGCGGTGTGGTGCCGGAGATCGCCTCGCGCGAGCATTTGCGCGTGCTGCCGCGCCTGTTCGACGAACTCATGGCCGAAACCGGGCTGCGGGCGGGAGATCTGGACGCCATTGCCGTAGCTCGCGGGCCGGGCCTGCTCGGCAGCCTGCTCGTCGGCGTCAGCTTTGCCAAGGGGTTGAGTCTGTCCACCGGAGTGCCGCTGGTCGGGGTCAACCACCTCTGGGCGCACCTGCTGGCCCCTGGCCTGGTCGAAGAACTGCTGTTTCCGGCCCTGGGGCTGCTCGTGTCGGGCGGGCACACCCACACCTATCTTGTCCGGTCGCCGGTCGAGTTCGAGCTGCTGGGCCGGACACTGGACGACGCGGCCGGGGAGGCCTTTGACAAAGTGGCCAAGCTGCTCAACATCGCCTATCCCGGCGGTCGCTTCATCGACATGCTGGGGGCCGAAGGCGAGCCGGACACGACCCTGTTTCCGCGCCCCTATGTGGACAACCAGAGCCTCGACTTCAGCTTCAGCGGGTTGAAGACGGCGGTGGCCAAGCATATCGCGGCGCATCCCGACCTGGTCCTTGACGAGTTGGCCGGGGCCAAGGAGGTGGCTGGACTCTCCGGACCGCGCCGGGAACGTCTGGCCAGGGTCTGCGCCTCCTTCAACTGGAGCGTGGCCCAGACACTGAAGATCAAGGTGGAGCGCGCCCTGGCCCGGGTCGGGGCGGTGCGCAGCCTGATCGTGGCGGGCGGCGTGGCCGCCAACTCCATGGTGCGCGAGACCATGGCCGGGGTGGCGTCTGCCGCCGGAGTGCGCCTGACCCTGCCCAGTCCGGGTCTGTGTACGGACAACGGGGCCATGATCGCCTATGCCGGATGGCTTCTGACCCGCGAGGGCTACAGCCACTCCCTCGACCTGGAGGCGGTGCCACGAGGGCATGTGGTCCCCCTCGACTGGGCTGTTTGCGGTGACAAACGCGCCAAGGAGTGA
- the fbp gene encoding class 1 fructose-bisphosphatase, with product MPQQVTVTEHILLHQKLIPGATGQFTRLFNELVLSAKIITRAVSKAGLVDILGFTGDVNVQGEEVKKLDDYANRILIHRLARSGVLCAMASEENADIIEVPDSLPRGEYIIIFDPLDGSSNIDVNVSIGTIFSIFKRKSEPQGPLMSSDVLQKGSEQVAAGYILYGSSTMLVFSSGEGVHGFTLDPSVGEFLLSHPNIRIPEQGKVYSVNEGYERYWDRGTKKALDYFKSPKNALHKPYSGRYIGSLVADIHRNLLYGGIFMYPADLRDPKKPSGKLRLTCECNPMAFIVEQAGGMATDGLNRILDIEPDHLHQRVPFFCGSLNDVKVVQDIFRAESRGKKSR from the coding sequence ATGCCCCAGCAGGTCACAGTTACCGAGCACATACTCTTGCATCAGAAGCTGATACCCGGTGCAACGGGCCAGTTCACCCGGCTGTTCAATGAGCTGGTCCTCTCTGCCAAGATCATCACCCGCGCGGTCAGCAAGGCCGGGCTGGTAGACATCCTCGGCTTTACCGGCGATGTCAACGTCCAGGGCGAAGAGGTCAAGAAGCTCGACGACTACGCCAACCGCATCCTCATCCACCGGCTGGCGCGCTCCGGCGTCCTGTGCGCCATGGCGTCCGAGGAGAACGCGGACATCATTGAGGTGCCAGATTCCTTGCCACGCGGCGAATACATCATCATTTTCGATCCTCTGGACGGCTCGTCCAACATCGATGTCAACGTCAGCATCGGGACGATCTTCTCCATATTCAAGCGCAAGAGCGAGCCGCAGGGTCCGCTCATGTCGAGCGATGTCCTCCAGAAGGGCAGCGAACAGGTGGCCGCCGGATACATCCTCTACGGCTCCTCGACCATGCTCGTCTTCAGCTCGGGCGAAGGCGTCCACGGGTTCACCCTGGACCCGAGCGTGGGCGAGTTCCTCCTGTCGCATCCCAACATCCGCATCCCGGAACAGGGCAAGGTTTACTCGGTCAACGAGGGATACGAGCGGTACTGGGACAGGGGCACCAAGAAGGCGCTGGATTATTTCAAATCGCCCAAGAACGCGCTGCACAAGCCCTACAGCGGGCGCTACATCGGCTCCCTGGTGGCGGACATCCACCGGAACCTGCTCTACGGCGGCATCTTCATGTATCCCGCCGACCTGCGCGATCCCAAGAAGCCCAGCGGCAAGCTGCGCCTGACCTGCGAATGCAATCCCATGGCCTTCATCGTGGAGCAGGCGGGCGGCATGGCCACCGACGGGCTCAACCGCATCCTGGACATCGAGCCGGACCATCTGCATCAGCGCGTCCCGTTCTTTTGCGGCTCGCTCAACGATGTCAAGGTGGTGCAGGATATCTTCAGGGCCGAGAGCCGGGGAAAGAAATCCCGCTGA